TGTCAGGAAATGTATTATGTGCTTTCAAGCTCAAACAGCATCACATGTTTGTAGGCATACACAGAACATGTTTGACACGCTGCAGAGGCGCTTGGACTGTGAGCCACCACGAACTAGCTCTCTCCTGGATCACAAAAAGATCCAGGGACTCCCGACTACACTCCACTACTATTGTCCTTGGCGGCACATGATGTACTTCAGGTAGACGCGCTCCATGCTCAAATCTCACCTTATTTTTTTGAGCTCCTTTACGGTGATTGGGGCAGTACTTGGAGTACTTTCGAGTACTTACCCCTCCGATTTTTATTAGCCGTACGATCTGGTGGGGGATTAAGAATGAATTAACTTAATTAGCTTAATCAGAGAAGGGCATAATGGTTCAGGGTAAAAAAAATTCAACCGATCACGTCCACGACCAGAACCACGTCTAGATCTAGTAGCTCGGTCAAGTCCTCCTTCTCGTCCTCTTCCTTCTGTCCGACGAGCCCGGCGAGAGGAACCAATTCACCGTCGTCGGCGTCGTTCTCGTCCTCCTCCTGGTCCCCTTCACTATAAAAGACGTGGTCGGCGGCAGGAAGAAGAATAAGGCGTGACATCTGCGGCGGCAgtgtcggcggcgacggcggcggcggtataGGAGAAAGCCCCGCGCTGATCCCATCGCTTCCGGACTTGCATCTTAAGGTATGAATCGTCCGAATCTCAACTTACTTTGATTCGTAGCCTGCACTTCCTACTTAGATTTGTTTAGTCATCATCGATTTAGGTTTCCCTAGTGCATGCAATTCAATTTAGAATTTTTCATCATCCATGGTCACTTCACTAGTTTACGGGGGACCCAGTTTATGGACGTTTATGATCGCTTGCCATAACATGTACAAGGAGCAAAGTTTAAAATTCCACGCAAGCTTTCGTACTGGGTTTTGCATGCATTTATGTCTGTCCTTTCAGATTTTTTATTCGTCCGAATTGTGATGCAGGAAGACATGGCGGACGTAAGTCATGAGTCAATGATGGAGTACtatcatatttccaacaagatgTTTAATAGTGAGGATGAAGGTTATACATTCTATAACAAATATGGTCTTGAGAAAGGTTTTAGTGTCCGGAGAAGCTATGTCGAGTGGGATGGATCCAACTGCCATATAATTTTAAGGAAATTTGTGTGTAGTCGTGAAGGGGTTCGTGAAGAGAAGCACATGAAGAGGAAGATGGAAGATAGAAAGAGGAGGCCACGGAGTATAACTCGTGTAGGGTGTAAAGCTAAATTGGTGATTGCAAGACAGGAGGAAACAAGTCAGTGGTTTGTCAAGGATTTCATCGATGAACACAACCATCCTCTAGCCCCACGGGATCTGTCGTGTCTTTTGCGTTCACACAGAAGAATTAGCGATGAGCAGAAAGCGGACATTGCAGACATGGAAAAATCTGGGATCAGAAAACACCATATTATGGATATTATGTGCATGCAGTACGGTGGATATGATGAGGTTGGATGCATTATGAGGGACATTTACAATTTCTGCCATGCTAACAAGAAGGAAACAATTTCTTCCGGGGATGCTCAAACGGTGATCAATCACATGGTGGCGAGGCAAGAGCAAGATTCAGATTTTTTCTTCAGGTACTTGCTTGATGAAGCTGGCCATCTGAAGGGACTGTTCTGGTGTGATAGTCAATCCCGACTTGACTACGAGGCTTTCGGAGACGTTATTATTTTTGATAGCACATACAGAACCAATAAGTACAATCTGCCATTTGTGCCGTTTGTCGGGTTGAATCACCACCGCAATACCGTTATTTTTGCATGTGGTATCATTTCACATGAAACAAGCCAGGCATACGAGTGGATGTTACGGACCTTTTCTGATGCTATGGGACAGAAGCATCCTATATCTGTGATCACGGATGGGGACCTTGCAATGCAGAGAGCAATCAGGGTGGTGTGGCCTGACTCAAACCATAGGCTCTGTATATGGCACATTTAGCAGAACATTGTACGCCATCTGCATGATGACACGGTAAAGGAGGAATTCCGATCTTTCATATATGATACATCTTCCATTGAAGAGCATGAGAGAAAATGGTTACACTTCTTACAACGGAATAAAGTAACAAGTGAGGACTCCTGGCTGCATCAGATGTATAAGATGAGAAAACTGTGGTGTGCTCCATATCTTGAGGGCCGTTGTTTCCTAGGATTGAGCAGCAATCAGCGGAGTGAGAGTTTAAACTCGGTGCTACATACGCATCTTGAGGCTAAGATGACGTTGTTTCAAATGCTAGAGCACTATGAGCGTTGCCTTGCGTCGTGACGCTTGAACGAGGCTCTCCAAGACGTCGAGGCCTTACAGTCCGTTCCATTCACAGAGGAAAATGCTTCAGTTCTTGAGAAACATGCCGCGAAAGTTTTCACTCCTGCTGTGTTTAAGTTGGTCTTATGGAGCATAGATGCTGTCATAAAATGTGAGATCAGAGAGGTACTTGATGCAGCAGAGGTTACCACATACGTTGTGTCTAAGAAGGAAAGAATGGATAAAAAGATTTAAGTGCGCACGGAGACGAAGGAAGGTATGCTTCGCAGTATTAGTTGTTCTTGCTGCAAATTGGAATGCGCAGGCACACCATGTTCCCACATATTTTACATATTGGGAATTTTATAAGAAGAAACACTATCCAGGTGTTGTGTTCTCACTAGGTGGACAATGAGTGCAAAATGTGCATTCACACCGACCAGAAAGAGCGAGATGTATGCATACTCTGCAGCCCTAAGGTACCGTAAGCTAAGGAATTTTAGTCACGCAGCATGTTTCAAGGCATGCCACTCTGATGAGGCGTTTCAGCATCTAAAAAGGGTTTTGGAAGGACAAGATGTTTGCAAGGGATCAACAAGTGAACAAGCTGATAGCAAGGGATCAACTAATGCTCAGGGTAACAGCATTAGGTTTGGCCCGTTGATGCCACAATCGGCTAACCTTGATGGTGAAGGTTTCGAAAAGGTTCTGGATCCCGTGCATGTGCCAGGCCGAGGTGCTCCGAAGAAAAGGCTACAGGCAAAGATGAAGAAACCAGAACAAAGGGTAGATGTAGCTATTGTCATGAGGCAGATGGTCACAATCGACGTACGTGCGCCAAATTGATAGAGGTAcctaatatgccgtaatttaATGTTTTAATTTGTCCAAATATATTCCATGGCATTAATAATATCCTTATGTGCAGGATCTCAAAGAAAAAATATGATAGCTACAACATTGTGCGCACGGTCGGACAACAAGTACGTCGACGATCAACCTGATGTTGGCGTGTGCATTGTCGTCTATGTCTAGTATCGTGTGACCTTTTCTCTAAAATACTTCATTCTGTCAGTTAGTGACTTCCTCATAATGTATGACTCAGCTATTTGGTTGTCCACTCCCTTGTAACAGTATTAGTTTGGGATATTTTTTTGCATTTTATATGTGAGTTCTTCAAGTGCAACCTCAAGAATCATGGTTTCTTCGTGGCCAGCATGTAGCTTCTTTATGTTGCACGATAAAATTTGGAAATAGATGTAATGGAGGAATTATATTTCGCTCctgaaaacaaaataaaagccTGATAAATCCAAAAAATACATTAGCCATCCATGCTCTCCAATTGAAGAATATACATGATGAATACAGATGATAAATCATACTCATCCTACATATCCTCCACGTAGAGTGCAAGGAAAACTGCTTCCGACTTCTTATCATAGTGTGTTTGTATCTGCATGTACAACTCACCATGCTACAGGGGAGCCAGGCGAACAAAACAGTGAAAACGGCGAAGAAACTGGTGAAGAAATTGTTCCGGGCGAGTTATATCGCGTGTGCCGCGGCGTGGGGAACATACCCTCCTCGGGATTTCCATCGCAGAGGCCCAGGCAATCGTCTCCGGGATCAGCGCCAGGTGACAGCTGCGGATCCGTGGCAGATCGACCAGACGCGCCAGCTGCGATCGGCTGCACGCGCGCCTCCGACCTGCCGCTCGACACGCGGCCACCTCGGATCGGGCGAGGCGCGCCCTCCGGCCCGCACCAATCACCGGCGGCCACGCGGCAACCATATAATGGTCAGGGACGCATGCGCTTTGCGGTCCAGCCCGTGTGCTACTAGCGGCGCCCCGCCGTTCGCCAGGCGGACGTGGAGACAGCCCCTGACTCCAGTGGGCCTGCAGCATCATGGGCTCATGATGAGCCTGCGAGCCGCCCTGGATCTTCTGCCGCTCCACTCTCACCAGCGCCTCGGCCCGCTGCCACAGAAGATCAGGACCGCCCGGAACCGGCTGCTGCAGGCTAATATGCCTCGGATTCCGTCGCTGTCCTGTCTCCAGAAAGGGCTATGGGATCTTGTGCGGCCACGAACTCTCCTGCACAtcaatggtccctccggaatgcggtgattttttcgaccacctccaaattacctcaattttggcacacatgatctcttgcacaaacaaaactaggtttccaaggttttatattttttttgaatttatgccgccctctagactgactgatcaaaacatcggtgtatacctcaagggggcattgtaatttttttccaaattttctttcatggacatgtttggcacatgtgggtcaccgtgtcatagagaaattgggtgatttggaggtcgTGGAAAAAATcgcctttgttcaaaaaatggcttaagttagaccaaatggtccctccggaatgcggtgattttttcgaccacctccaaatcacctcaattttggcacacatgatctattgcacaaacaaagctaggtttccaaggttttgtctttttttgaatttttttgaatttataccgccctctagactgactgatcaaaacatcggtctataactcaagggggcattgtaaaatatttttttaccaaattttgtttcatggacatgtttggcacatgtgggtcaccgtgtcatagagaaattgggtgatttggaggtggtggaaaaaaccacctttgttcaaaaaatggcttaagttaccaaatggtccctccgaaatgcggtgattttttcgaccacctccaaatcacctcaattttggcacacatgatctcttgcacaaacaaagctaggtttccaaggttttatattcttttgaatttatactgccctctaaactgactgatcaaaacatcggtctatacctcaagggggcactgtaaaatatatttttttccaaattttctttcatggacatgtttggcacatgtgggtcaccgtgtcatagagaaatttggtgatttggaggtggtggaaaaaatcacctttgtttaaaaaatggcttaagttaccaaatggtccctccggaatgcggtgattttttcgaccacctccaaatcagctcaattttggcacacatgatctcttgcacaaacaaagctaggtttccaaggttttataatttttctaaatttttttgaatttatactgccctctagactgactgatcaaaacatcggtctatacctcaaggggccattgtaaaatatattttttccaaattttctttcattgAAATGTTTGGCACCTGTGGGTCACCGTgtaaaagaaaatttgggtgatttggaggtggtggaaaaaatcacctttgttcaaaaaatggcttaagttagaccaaatggtccctccggaatgcggtgattttttcgaccacctccaaatcacatcaattttggcacacatgatctattgcacaaacaaagctaggtttccaaggtttcgTATTTTTTTGATTtcatactgccctctagactgactgatcaaaacatcggtctataactcaagggggcattgtaaaatatatttttaccaaattttctttcatggacatgtttggcacatgtgggtcaccgtgtcatagagaaattgggtgatttggaggtggtggaaaaaaccacctttgttcaaaaaatggcttaagttagaccaaatggtccctccggaatgcggtgattttttcgaccacctccaaatcacctcaattttggcacacatgatcttttgcacaaacaaagctaggtttccaaggttttatatttttttgaatttatactgctctctagactgactgatcaaaacatcggtctatacctcaagggggcattgtaaaatatttttttttccaaattttctttcatggacatgtttagCACATGCATGTGGGTCACCGCGTCATAGAGAAATTgagtgatttggaggtggtgaaaaaaaccacctttgttcaaaaaatggcttaagctagaccaaatggtccctctggaatgcggtgatttttttgaccacctccaaatcacccaaattttggcacacatgatctcttgcacaaacaaagctaggttaccaaggttttagatttttttgaatttttttgaatttataccgccctctagactgactgatcataacatcggtccatacctcaagggggcattgtaatatatatttttcccaaattttctttcatagacatatttggcacatgtgggtcaccgtgtcatagaaaatttgggtgatttggaggtggtggaaaaaaatcacctttgttcaaaaaatggcttaagttagaccaaatggtccctccgaaatgcggtgattttttcaaccacctccaaatcacccaaattttggcacacatgatctcttgcacaaaacAAAGCTAGGTAAGTCAGTGAGCATGTGTTAAATTTTGTTGACTAATTTCAATATGAATGCAAAAAGAATGCACACCTATGATACCAGAGGCAGGAGTTTTCATACACCACGGCCTGTATATGACTAGGAATCCAACAGTTTATGGGCCAGGATACAGGCCCGGGGTGCAGACTACTGTTCTGCTGGTGGGGCCAACTGGGCAAAGAGCATGAAACATTAGGCAAAGTACTGCCTGCATATGAGAGGAGCTTGAGTGGGGAGGCACAGCCGGGT
This sequence is a window from Aegilops tauschii subsp. strangulata cultivar AL8/78 chromosome 7, Aet v6.0, whole genome shotgun sequence. Protein-coding genes within it:
- the LOC123494812 gene encoding protein FAR1-RELATED SEQUENCE 5, translating into MADVSHESMMEYYHISNKMFNSEDEGYTFYNKYGLEKGFSVRRSYVEWDGSNCHIILRKFVCSREGVREEKHMKRKMEDRKRRPRSITRVGCKAKLVIARQEETSQWFVKDFIDEHNHPLAPRDLSCLLRSHRRISDEQKADIADMEKSGIRKHHIMDIMCMQYGGYDEVGCIMRDIYNFCHANKKETISSGDAQTVINHMVARQEQDSDFFFRYLLDEAGHLKGLFWCDSQSRLDYEAFGDVIIFDSTYRTNKYNLPFVPFVGLNHHRNTVIFACGIISHETSQAYEWMLRTFSDAMGQKHPISVITDGDLAMQRAIRVVWPDSNHRLCIWHI